One Deltaproteobacteria bacterium DNA segment encodes these proteins:
- a CDS encoding modification methylase: protein MYRVMRNPKYDFIGQSYATSYPNLHKYPATMIPQIGIEIFKELGIKKGKLLDPYCGSGSSFTVGLDRGLNEMHGFDINPLAVLISRTKFTKVNLERVKLLKQRLRNAVYEFVKKEESLKLLELPKFYNIDFWFSKQVLQNLSVLKHFIDKIKEKDIKRLFLVPLSESVRECSYTRNHEFKLYRMKDEEILNFNPDVFGVYFDKLNKIIGIYESYYFPRLTDAKIQIDYSKFPKCENYFDIILTSPPYGDSKTTVAYGQFSMFSNEILGIKYARQIDHLLMGGKLVKGRYSNGLIADHINQIAKQSIKRSLEVSSFYYDLESSIKDVAKSVKKGGKSIYVVGNRRVKDVQLPTDQFIAEKFEQNGFKHILTYERLLGNKAMPSKNSPSNKVGVRKGTMTQEYIVVCEKVKD, encoded by the coding sequence ATGTATAGGGTAATGAGAAATCCTAAATACGATTTTATTGGACAATCTTATGCCACCTCATATCCAAACCTGCATAAGTATCCCGCCACTATGATACCGCAAATAGGCATTGAGATTTTCAAAGAGTTGGGCATAAAAAAAGGCAAATTGCTTGACCCTTATTGCGGTTCAGGTTCTTCCTTCACCGTTGGACTTGACAGGGGACTGAATGAAATGCATGGCTTTGACATAAATCCGTTGGCTGTCTTAATCTCACGAACAAAATTTACCAAAGTCAATTTAGAAAGAGTTAAATTATTAAAGCAGAGATTAAGGAATGCAGTCTATGAATTTGTGAAAAAAGAAGAAAGTTTAAAATTGCTTGAACTTCCTAAATTCTACAACATTGATTTTTGGTTTTCAAAACAGGTTTTGCAAAACCTATCTGTATTAAAGCATTTTATAGATAAGATTAAAGAAAAAGATATAAAGCGGCTCTTTTTAGTGCCATTATCTGAAAGTGTGAGAGAATGTTCTTATACAAGAAATCATGAATTTAAATTATACAGAATGAAGGATGAAGAAATTTTGAATTTCAACCCCGATGTCTTTGGAGTTTATTTTGACAAATTAAACAAGATAATTGGTATTTATGAAAGTTATTATTTCCCAAGATTAACTGACGCTAAAATCCAAATTGATTACAGCAAATTTCCAAAATGCGAGAATTACTTTGATATTATATTGACAAGCCCGCCTTATGGAGACAGCAAAACTACTGTTGCATATGGGCAATTCTCAATGTTCTCAAACGAAATATTAGGAATAAAATATGCACGGCAAATTGATCATCTTTTAATGGGTGGAAAACTTGTTAAGGGAAGATACAGTAATGGTTTAATCGCTGATCATATAAACCAGATTGCAAAGCAGTCAATAAAACGTTCATTAGAGGTTTCATCATTCTACTATGATTTAGAAAGTTCAATTAAAGATGTTGCAAAGAGCGTGAAAAAGGGTGGAAAATCAATTTATGTTGTAGGAAACCGCAGGGTAAAAGATGTTCAATTGCCGACAGACCAATTTATCGCAGAAAAATTTGAACAAAACGGATTTAAGCATATTTTGACCTATGAAAGATTATTAGGAAACAAGGCAATGCCGTCTAAAAATTCGCCGTCAAATAAAGTGGGTGTTAGAAAAGGAACAATGACGCAAGAGTATATTGTAGTTTGTGAAAAAGTTAAAGACTAA
- a CDS encoding CTP synthase, giving the protein MKTKFIFVTGGVVSSLGKGIASASIGALLESRGLTITLQKLDPYINVDPGTMSPFQHGEVFVTDDGAETDLDLGHYERFTSAKLTKKNNFTTGQVYDSVIAKERRGDYLGGTVQVIPHITDEIKGNILKVADDVDVVIVEIGGTVGDIESLPFLEAIRQMRYDLGKENCLYIHLTLVPYIATAGEVKTKPTQHSVKELREIGIQPDIILCRTNKMLPPEMKAKIALFCNVDRDAVITAIDVESVYEIPIILHNEGLDEKVVKLLNIWTRTPKLDNWEKIVKKIKNPKYEVTVGIVGKYINLQDSYKSLQEAFVHGGIANDCRVNMVYIDSEEIEKVGAKVLLKGVDCILVPGGFGSRGIEGKIAAIQYAREKKLPFFGICLGMQVAVIEMARNLCGLKDANSSEFNPDTPHPVIDMLLEQRGVSSKGGTMRLGAYPCTIKKDTLAYKIYGKTEISERHRHRYEVNNNYREALEGCGVVFSGLSPDKNLVEITELKEHPFFIGCQFHPEFKSKPMPPHPMFKEFIKAAVKEKSKVKSQKSK; this is encoded by the coding sequence ATAAAAACCAAATTCATCTTTGTAACAGGCGGAGTTGTTTCATCGCTTGGCAAAGGGATTGCATCTGCATCAATAGGCGCGCTTCTTGAAAGCAGGGGGCTGACCATTACACTGCAAAAACTTGACCCGTATATCAATGTTGACCCCGGCACCATGAGCCCGTTCCAGCACGGAGAGGTGTTTGTTACAGATGATGGGGCAGAAACTGATTTGGATTTAGGACATTATGAAAGGTTTACATCTGCAAAACTCACAAAAAAGAATAATTTTACAACAGGACAGGTTTATGACTCTGTTATAGCAAAGGAAAGAAGGGGGGATTATCTGGGCGGAACAGTTCAGGTAATCCCGCATATAACAGATGAAATCAAGGGGAATATCCTTAAGGTTGCAGATGATGTTGATGTTGTAATAGTTGAAATCGGAGGGACAGTCGGCGATATTGAGAGCCTGCCGTTTTTAGAGGCAATAAGACAGATGAGATATGATCTGGGCAAAGAGAATTGCCTTTATATCCATTTGACCCTTGTTCCGTATATTGCAACAGCAGGCGAGGTCAAGACAAAACCGACCCAGCACAGCGTAAAAGAACTTCGTGAAATCGGTATCCAACCCGACATAATCCTGTGCAGAACCAATAAGATGCTCCCGCCTGAAATGAAGGCAAAAATTGCCCTTTTCTGCAATGTGGACAGGGATGCTGTTATAACTGCTATTGATGTGGAGAGTGTATATGAAATACCCATTATACTGCATAATGAAGGACTTGATGAGAAGGTTGTAAAACTATTGAATATATGGACCAGGACTCCAAAACTTGATAACTGGGAAAAGATAGTTAAAAAGATAAAGAACCCGAAATATGAGGTAACAGTGGGGATAGTTGGGAAATATATAAACCTTCAGGATTCTTATAAGAGTCTGCAAGAGGCGTTTGTACATGGCGGTATCGCCAATGATTGCCGAGTGAATATGGTCTATATAGATTCGGAAGAGATTGAAAAGGTAGGCGCAAAAGTTTTACTAAAAGGTGTTGATTGTATCCTTGTGCCGGGTGGGTTTGGGAGCAGAGGGATTGAAGGCAAGATTGCCGCCATCCAGTATGCAAGGGAAAAGAAACTCCCATTTTTCGGTATATGCCTTGGAATGCAGGTTGCGGTAATTGAAATGGCAAGAAACCTCTGCGGACTAAAAGATGCTAATTCAAGTGAGTTTAATCCTGATACACCACACCCTGTAATTGATATGCTCCTTGAACAGCGAGGGGTTTCATCAAAAGGCGGCACAATGAGGCTTGGCGCATATCCATGCACTATAAAAAAAGACACCCTTGCGTACAAGATTTATGGAAAAACAGAGATTAGTGAAAGGCACAGACATAGATATGAGGTAAATAATAACTATAGAGAGGCGCTTGAGGGCTGTGGTGTTGTATTCAGCGGTCTATCCCCTGACAAAAATCTTGTGGAAATAACAGAGTTAAAAGAACATCCATTTTTTATCGGATGCCAGTTTCATCCTGAGTTCAAGAGCAAGCCGATGCCGCCCCATCCCATGTTTAAGGAGTTTATAAAGGCGGCGGTTAAAGAAAAGTCAAAAGTCAAAAGTCAAAAGTCAAAATGA